The nucleotide sequence TTCTGTTCCTTCCTTCTAATCATTTCCTTCCTAAATTCTCCCTCCACCTTTTAACTCTTCCTTCTCACtttagatttagattttgaTCTCATTtcactaacaaaaataaataaaagaaattccAAAGTGTTATGGAGCTTAAAACCTTTATGGATCTTTACCTCACTGCAATTATAACACTTCTTGTTTCTTACATCGTTGCAAAACTTGTTTCCTTAGCAACCACCGACACTCAAACAACTACCAAACATCATGTCCACCACCAACCAGTCGGTCCGGTTCTTCAACAATTCACGGTTCAAACATCTCAAACTGAAAGCCGAGTCGGTTTTATTAAACCGGTTCAAGTGTCAACAGCAACAAATATAGAAACAGAACATAACACAACTGATGCTACGGTTGTTTCCAGTTCCAACGTCGCCGCCGAGTCGCCACCGACAAACTCAGACGTAGCTGTAGCAGATGCTGAGGTTGAATACGGTTCCAATTTTGTTGAGGAAACTGTTACAAAAGGTGATGATTCTGTGCAACAGAGGAACGAGGAGTGTGTGGAAGAAATCATGGAAGAAAGCTTAACGGAGAAGGAAGATGAGGAGAAGAGTGATGAAGAATGGGAATGGGAAGGGATAGAGAGAAGTGAGGtggagaagatgtttatgacgGCTACAGAATATGTTGGTGAGAAAGGGTATATTGGTAATTGTGATGGTGATTTGGAGATGGAGTTGTATGGACTTCATAAGGTTGCTATGGAAGGACCTTGTTGTGAATCTCAACCAATGCCGCTTAAACTCGCCGCACGTGCGAAATGGTATCAATTTATCAACATTGTTATATATtagaaatttatgttttgttttatgcTTTTAACTAACATTCATTGTACCTTGTTTTTGGggtgaatgttgttgttttggacTATGCTGCTTTGAATATAACAATGCTACATAAATTTAGTACTTAAATA is from Medicago truncatula cultivar Jemalong A17 chromosome 1, MtrunA17r5.0-ANR, whole genome shotgun sequence and encodes:
- the LOC25485768 gene encoding acyl-CoA-binding domain-containing protein 3, coding for MELKTFMDLYLTAIITLLVSYIVAKLVSLATTDTQTTTKHHVHHQPVGPVLQQFTVQTSQTESRVGFIKPVQVSTATNIETEHNTTDATVVSSSNVAAESPPTNSDVAVADAEVEYGSNFVEETVTKGDDSVQQRNEECVEEIMEESLTEKEDEEKSDEEWEWEGIERSEVEKMFMTATEYVGEKGYIGNCDGDLEMELYGLHKVAMEGPCCESQPMPLKLAARAKWNAWQKLGNMSPEVAMERYISLLSDKVPGWMKDTSAGMTEAEPIGSEVSESAAPDLSSALSRQPIILTERELVQESSAQEPIPHTESDLENNVKK